A genomic window from Gemmatimonadota bacterium includes:
- a CDS encoding ubiquinone/menaquinone biosynthesis methyltransferase gives MSSVPEARPSVGADRERQVRRIFSEIAPRYDLLNHVLSLNIDRRWRRRAVDRLGWERAPEGRYLDGCAGTFDLSLELARRPGFAGRVIASDFAHPMLVQGRPKLGDLGIEPVCGDSLRLPFPDSSFDGATVGFGVRNLSDLDRGFGELARVLRPGARAVILEFTVPPRPLLRQLYLFYFNRVLPRVGRWVSGHPWAYTYLPESVKEFPDPEGLANRMRTAGFGAVEWSLLSGGIAALHVGTR, from the coding sequence ATGTCCTCTGTACCAGAAGCCCGGCCCTCCGTGGGCGCCGACCGGGAGCGTCAGGTTCGGCGCATCTTCTCCGAGATCGCCCCCCGCTATGACCTGCTGAACCACGTTCTCAGCCTGAACATCGATCGGCGCTGGCGGCGGCGCGCCGTGGATCGCCTGGGATGGGAGCGCGCGCCCGAGGGGCGCTACCTGGACGGGTGCGCGGGGACCTTCGACCTCTCGCTGGAGCTGGCGCGCCGACCGGGGTTCGCAGGAAGGGTGATCGCGTCCGACTTCGCCCATCCGATGTTGGTGCAGGGCAGGCCCAAGCTCGGGGATCTGGGCATCGAGCCCGTGTGTGGGGATTCGCTGCGCCTCCCGTTCCCGGACTCCTCCTTCGACGGCGCTACGGTCGGCTTCGGTGTGCGCAACCTCTCGGATCTCGACCGGGGGTTCGGAGAGTTGGCGAGGGTGTTACGCCCCGGGGCCCGGGCGGTCATCCTGGAATTCACCGTACCGCCCCGTCCTCTCCTCCGGCAGCTGTACCTCTTCTACTTCAACCGCGTCCTGCCTCGGGTGGGTCGCTGGGTGTCCGGGCACCCCTGGGCCTACACCTATCTACCCGAGTCCGTCAAGGAATTCCCGGATCCGGAAGGGCTCGCCAACCGGATGCGGACGGCAGGGTTCGGCGCGGTGGAGTGGAGCCTGCTCTCCGGGGGGATCGCCGCTCTCCACGTGGGGACCCGCTAG
- a CDS encoding pitrilysin family protein, protein MSKLPARPALTRPGLHRPIRLVLALLASAAPGAPAQAQEEPGVPELPVRTHTLENGLRVVVLPRPTSPTIAFAVYTGVGGVDERPGETGIAHLLEHLLFKGTTTIGTRSLEREMELFPQIDAVFDSLVSERDRESAEDGRVRRLEERLRSLETRARRYVNPNELDRIYSENGARGLNATTTAEETVYFVELPANRLELWMILEADRRLNPVLREFHTERNVVMEERSLRVDTDPAGKLAEAHLAAAFQVHPYGQPVVGTVHDLERLDRARVDAYFHRYYGARNTVIAIVGDVDAEETLAMAERYFSALAPGDVPTPVTVVEPPQEGERRVRVEFEAEPRIRMGWHVPEDTHSDGPALAMLSAVLTAGRTSRLYRRLITEDRIASSVVSSTAPGGRYPRLFVIEALPAPGHDVVELEAAIHTELARLASEAPREVELTRVRNQLQASAVRRLRSNLSLAFELAGAVSRYNDWREVFRGTQRMVDVTADDVRRVVATYFGDANRTTAVLERPQVVAAAEVEAPPADSLHAPADPTPRARPRTGQVARRIELGTRPARSTVPRVEVGRAAALAFEPPPLDYDETEPVVERVGGVPVIFLEDRSLPLVSVFFRFDRGFSNLPRERYAAVTALGSMLQNGGTEALSPDSLALRMELLAMESSFSSSGDAMASGFSVLSRDLDAGLDLWRQVLLEPRFDSAEIEVWRNKELDYTRRSQDSPQSVAYSAFNHLMFGDHPIGWDMGPSDLTPERVNAGTLVEAHRELFCRDDLMIGVAGDASWEAIRDRMARLIEQWPACEGELGDSPRPEVRREGGIFLIPRKVDQATVVMGLPSTVHEGDKGTYFASRVANAILGSSGMSSRLMQRIRTEKGYAYGATSTWTAPRKNDGILAMVASSRTETATATAETMLEVLEEMSREAPAASEVKSIREEITNGMVFSLQSAAQIVQRRMAYLASDIPVDWLETYLREIQRVDPGDVLRVVRAQFDPAALTWLVVGDPEILRPQLERLGPVTLLEESTAVPVG, encoded by the coding sequence CTGCCGGTCCGCACGCACACGCTCGAGAACGGGCTGCGCGTGGTGGTACTCCCCCGCCCGACATCCCCGACCATCGCCTTCGCGGTCTACACCGGCGTGGGCGGCGTGGACGAGCGTCCTGGCGAGACGGGCATCGCCCACCTGCTCGAGCATCTCCTCTTCAAGGGCACCACCACCATCGGGACCCGCTCTCTCGAGCGTGAGATGGAGCTGTTCCCCCAGATCGATGCCGTCTTCGATTCGCTGGTCAGCGAGCGGGACCGAGAAAGCGCAGAGGACGGGCGGGTACGCCGGCTCGAAGAGCGGCTGCGCTCTCTCGAGACGCGCGCCCGCCGCTATGTGAATCCGAACGAGCTCGACAGGATCTACTCGGAGAACGGCGCTCGGGGGCTGAACGCGACCACCACGGCGGAAGAGACCGTCTACTTCGTCGAGCTCCCTGCCAACCGGCTCGAGCTGTGGATGATCTTGGAAGCGGACCGACGTCTGAACCCCGTCCTCCGGGAGTTCCACACGGAGCGCAACGTGGTCATGGAGGAGCGCAGCCTGCGCGTGGACACGGACCCGGCCGGCAAGCTCGCCGAAGCGCACCTGGCCGCCGCGTTCCAGGTCCATCCCTATGGCCAGCCCGTGGTCGGCACCGTGCACGACCTGGAACGCCTCGACCGGGCGCGGGTGGACGCGTATTTCCACCGCTACTACGGCGCGCGCAATACGGTGATCGCCATCGTGGGCGACGTCGACGCGGAGGAGACGCTCGCCATGGCCGAGCGCTACTTCTCGGCACTGGCGCCGGGGGACGTACCAACGCCGGTCACGGTCGTGGAGCCCCCGCAGGAGGGAGAGCGGCGAGTCCGGGTCGAGTTCGAGGCCGAACCGCGGATCCGTATGGGATGGCACGTTCCCGAGGATACCCACTCGGATGGGCCGGCTCTGGCAATGCTCTCGGCGGTGCTCACCGCCGGGCGCACGTCCCGCCTTTACCGCCGACTCATCACGGAAGATCGGATCGCCTCCTCGGTGGTGAGCTCAACCGCCCCCGGAGGGCGGTACCCGCGTTTGTTCGTGATCGAGGCCCTGCCCGCTCCTGGCCACGACGTCGTCGAACTGGAGGCGGCCATTCACACAGAGCTAGCGCGCCTCGCGTCGGAAGCTCCTCGCGAGGTGGAGTTGACCCGCGTGCGCAACCAACTGCAGGCGAGCGCCGTGCGGCGGTTGCGCTCCAACCTCTCCCTCGCCTTCGAACTGGCCGGGGCGGTGTCCCGCTACAACGACTGGCGCGAGGTCTTCCGAGGCACCCAGCGCATGGTGGACGTGACGGCGGACGATGTCCGGCGAGTGGTCGCCACCTACTTCGGCGATGCCAATCGCACCACCGCGGTCCTGGAGCGACCTCAGGTCGTTGCGGCAGCTGAAGTCGAGGCGCCTCCGGCTGATTCGCTGCACGCCCCGGCGGACCCGACTCCTCGGGCCCGGCCGCGGACCGGACAGGTGGCCCGTCGGATCGAGCTCGGGACCCGTCCGGCCCGTTCGACGGTTCCGCGGGTCGAGGTGGGGCGAGCCGCGGCTCTGGCTTTCGAACCTCCTCCGCTCGACTACGACGAGACCGAGCCGGTGGTCGAGCGCGTCGGAGGGGTGCCAGTGATCTTTCTCGAGGATCGCTCCCTTCCCCTGGTCAGCGTCTTCTTCCGCTTCGACCGCGGCTTCTCCAACCTCCCTCGCGAGCGCTACGCAGCGGTCACCGCGTTGGGTTCGATGCTGCAGAACGGCGGAACCGAGGCGCTGTCGCCGGACTCGCTCGCGCTCCGCATGGAGCTGCTGGCGATGGAGAGCTCGTTCAGCTCCAGCGGGGACGCCATGGCCTCCGGCTTCAGCGTGCTCTCGCGCGACCTGGATGCCGGCCTCGATCTGTGGCGCCAGGTGCTGTTGGAGCCTCGCTTCGACAGTGCGGAGATCGAAGTCTGGCGCAACAAGGAGTTGGACTACACACGGCGTAGTCAGGACTCGCCCCAGAGCGTGGCCTACTCCGCGTTCAACCACCTGATGTTCGGCGATCACCCCATCGGTTGGGACATGGGGCCGAGCGACCTGACGCCGGAGCGCGTGAACGCGGGTACGCTGGTAGAAGCACACCGCGAGCTCTTCTGCCGGGACGATCTCATGATCGGTGTGGCTGGCGACGCCTCCTGGGAGGCGATCCGCGACCGGATGGCGCGCCTGATCGAACAATGGCCCGCGTGCGAGGGCGAGCTGGGCGACTCGCCACGGCCGGAAGTGCGCCGGGAGGGCGGCATCTTCCTCATCCCCCGCAAGGTCGATCAGGCCACCGTCGTCATGGGACTTCCCAGCACGGTGCACGAGGGGGACAAGGGCACCTACTTCGCGTCGCGGGTGGCGAACGCCATCCTGGGGTCGAGCGGAATGTCGAGTCGGCTCATGCAGCGGATCCGCACGGAGAAGGGGTACGCGTACGGAGCCACGTCCACCTGGACGGCCCCGAGGAAGAACGACGGCATCCTGGCCATGGTGGCCAGCTCGCGTACGGAAACGGCCACGGCCACGGCCGAGACCATGCTGGAGGTGCTCGAGGAGATGAGCCGGGAGGCCCCCGCGGCCTCCGAGGTGAAGAGCATCCGCGAGGAGATCACCAACGGCATGGTGTTCAGCCTGCAGTCGGCCGCCCAGATCGTGCAGCGGCGCATGGCCTACCTCGCCTCCGACATCCCGGTGGATTGGTTGGAGACCTACCTGAGAGAGATCCAGCGAGTGGATCCGGGCGACGTGCTGCGCGTGGTGCGCGCGCAGTTCGATCCGGCCGCCCTGACCTGGCTGGTGGTGGGCGATCCGGAGATCCTGCGCCCGCAGCTGGAACGGCTGGGACCGGTGACGCTGCTGGAGGAGTCGACGGCGGTCCCGGTCGGTTGA